The genomic window TCGTTAATACGGCATTTTCCGGGTCTTTCAAAAGGTTATTGCTGTAGACCTCAATAATTTTCTGCGGTTCGCCATCCTTAAGGCAATAATCTTCGTAAAGAAAGAGGAAAAAGATATTTCCCGTTTTTTCGTACCCCTTGTTCCAGGCCTCCCGGGCAAGGGCCTTGTCCCCCTTTTTCCAGTAAAGCTTTCCCAGTGAAACGTAGGGTTGAGAATATTCAGGCAATCTTTTGATAATATCCTTGAATTTCTTTAGGGCATTATCTTCTTCGCCTGACTTGATCATTTTTCTTGCCAATTCGTAGTCAAGCCTGGCGCTGACTGCTTTTTCCACTTCCTTATCACCTTTACCGGCCATCTTAAGGATTCCATCCTGCACCTCAGCAGCCTTTTCCCAGGACTCGCATGCAATATATGCGTCTCTTAAAAGCTTCTTAAGTTCACTGGTATTTTCCCTGTCCGCAATATCCCTGGCAACATCAATGGCCCTGTCAAAAGATTCCTTTGCCATAAGCGCCTTTACTTTATAGAAAAGTACCTCAACATCAGAAGCAACTGACGCCGGCATATTATCAAGGAGAGCAAAAACCTTTTCAAGGTCATTTTCTCCAATATAGTACTCAAGCAGCAGTACATAAGGCTCAGAACTCTTGCATTTTAAAGAAAGCGCTTCTCTTAGAAACATTTCACCTTCGGTCCTGTTGCCGAAGGTAAAGGCCTTTTTAGCCCTTTTTAAGAGGGAATCAGCCTTTTCAAGATTCTTTATATCCTTATTTTCCTGGATATTTTTGAAAAGGGAAAAGGTGTTTTTCACCAGAGCTATTAAATAAGGGAGTGCAAGACCAAGAAGAAAAGCAATAAAAACAACAAGAACGACAGGGGCTTCCCACCCATTACTGCCCAGACCTACATAGAAGGTATTCTTGTTAACAGAGGAGAGGTATAAAAAAAAGGCAACAAATATAGCTGCCAGTATGAGATATATCCTGTTAATCAAACAGAGTATCCTTTTACTGAATTAGTTGTAAATGACGCGACCCCGGCTGAAGTCAAAGGTCAACGACTCTAAAGCCCGGTTAAATTTTAAACTTTGCGTTCTTTCTCAATATCCGTTTTACAATCAACGCAGTACTTTGCCTGCGGTCTAACTTCCAGTCTTTTGGCATTAATTTCTTCGCCACACTCAATGCAAAGACCGTATTCACCCTCTTTAATCCTGTCAAGAGCATCATCGACATCTTTCAGCATAAGCCGCTGACCATCATTGAGGCTCAGAAGTATCTGGCGATTATAGGTATTGGCAGAAACATCACCAATGTCCTGTACCCCATCAGTTCCAATATTGTTTGAAAACTCGGCATTATGATTAACTTCACTCATAACATCACTTCTCATATCGAGAAGTCGCTTTTTTAAACTCTCCAAATCTATTCCTTTAACATTCATTTTGTATCTCCAGAGTATTATTTATGGTATGGATTGCCCTTTATAAGGGAAAAAGCCCTGTAAATCTGTTCAATTAATATTACCCTTGCCAGTTGATGAGGAAAAGTCATAGGCGATAATGACATTAGCATATCCCCATTATTAAGAACCTCATCATCGAAACCCGCAGAACTGCCGAGGGCAAAAGTGATGTCCGGCCGACCCTGAAGGGCCATTGATTCAAGCCACTTTGAAAAAGCAATGGAATCGAAGGTTTTCCCCTTTTCCGTCATAATGACGAGGTAACTCCCCTTTCCAACCCTGGAAAGCAGCTTCTCACCTTCCCGCTTTAATGCGTCCCTTTCTTCTCCCTTTTCCCCTTTTAGCTCTTCTATCTCAACTTTTGCGATTCCCGTTAACCTTTTTAGATACTCTCCCTCTTTCTCTCTAAAAAGACCATCCTGCCGCCAGGGAGACAATATTCTGATCTTCACTTAAGGTTAACTCCATACATGAGGCAAGTTTATCAGGCATCAACCTCAACAGCAAATGGCCAAAGCCGTTCTATATCATAAAAATCCCTGATGCTTTCATAAAAAATATGGACAATCACATCTCCAAAATCCTCAAGGACCCATTTGCCTTCATTATAACCTTCAACACCAAGGGCACAACAGTGTAATTTTTTAAGTTCCTTGCCCACAGAATCAGCAATTGCCTTGACCTGGCGATCGGAACTCCCGCTGCATACGAGTACATAATCTGCAACAGAAGACTGGCCCTTCATGTCAAGAAGCCTTGGATTGATTGCTTTTTTATCTTTTACCGCCCTCAGGCAGTGGATAGCTTTTTCCCTCGAATCGACTGCGATACTATTTAAATTATTCTCCTGTATAAGGACCTCTCCTTTATAAAGCTCTCCACATTGGCTGGAACAAGGTAACGGAGTGATTTCCCCTCGAATACTTGTTTTCTGAGCTTTGTTGATGATATGTCGAGCATTGTTGATTCAAGAAAGTAGGCGACCTTTCCCGAAGTATGCACAACAATATTTCTTGCAGCATCATAGCAGAATTCATCCCTTATATCAACCGGAAGTAACTCGACAGGTGACTTACCCCCTGTATCAAGTAAGCCACCAGGCCTCCTTGCTACCACAAGATCAGTCATTGCAAAAAGTTCAGCATAGTCCTTCCACGATCCTATATCGACATAGGAATCCATACCGATAATAAAAAAGAGTTCATAAAAATCCCCGTATAAATTTTTAAGCTGCCTGATGGTATCAACAGAATATGATTTCCCCCCCCTCTTAAGCTCCATAGCCGATATTTCAAAGTGTGAATTGCCTTCAATAGCCAGTTCGACCATTCTAAGCCTTGCATCTGCCGACAAAACGGCATCTTCAACCTTGTGAGGAGGAAGGTAGCAGGGCATAAAAATTACCTTGTCGAGGCGCATCTCTTCCAACGCTTCTTCGGCAAGTCTTAAATGGCCATAGTGAACGGGATTAAAGGTCCCGCCGAGAATTCCGACTCTAAGCATCTATTCCCTTATTTGCCCCTCACCGAGAACAATAAACTTCTCTGTCGTCAGGTCCTCTACTCCCATAGGGCCGAAAGAGTGGAGCTTTGTCGTACTAATACCTATCTCGGCGCCAAGGCCAAACTGGCCGCCGTCACTGAAACGGGTCGAGGCATTTGCCATTACGACGGAAGAGTTGACCTCCCGTATAAAACGCATGGCACGCGTATAATCTTCAGTAATAATCGATTCCGTATGCAGTGAACAATATTCGTTTATATGCTCTATGGCCCCATCCATATTATGAACTACCCTGACAGCAATAACAAGATCGAGGTATTCGGTATGCCAGTCTTCCTCTGTGGCTTTCTTCATGGAAGAAACAATCTTCCTGCTGCGTTCACAGCCCCTCATTTCCACGCCCGCTTTATTAAACTTTGCAGCCAAAAGAGGTAAAATAACTTCTGCCTCTTTCTCATGAACAAGCAGCGTTTCTACGGCATTACAAACACCGGGACGCTGGGTCTTTGCATTCATAACAATATTAAGGGCCTTTTCATGGTCGGCGCCTTCATCAACAAATATGTGACATACCCCTTTGTAATGTTTGATAACGGGAATCTTTGAATTCTCAACGACAAAACGGATAAGCCCCTCTCCTCCTCTCGGAATAATAAGGTCAATATCTTCTTCAAGCTGGAGCATTTCGAGGACAGCCTCTCTCTCCGTTGTCTGGACGAGGGAAACAGCATCTTTCGGCAGCCCTGCTTTTTCAAGCCCCTGCTGGAGCAGCTTTGCAACGGCCCTGTTGGAGTGTATTGACTCAGAACCTCCTCTCAGAATAACGGCATTACCGGACATGGCGCAAAGCCCGGCTGCATCGGCAGTTACATTCGGTCTTGCTTCATAAATTATTCCGATGACACCCAGAGGGATTCGCATTTTACCCACCTGAATTCCACTCGGCCTTTTTCTGATTTTAGAAATTTCACCGACAGGGTCCGGCAGTCCGGCGACCTCTCTCAAGCCGTCAGCCATAGCAAGAATTCTCGACTCGCCAAGAGCCAGCCTGTCAATCATAGCCTTTGACAGGCCTTTCTTCTCAGCCCCTTCAAGGTCCTTCTTATTCTCCTTAACAAGCAGGTCTTCATTCTCCGTAATGAGGACAGCCATATTTAAAAGAGCATCCCTTTTAACATTGGCAGGCGCATTGGCCATCTTTTTTGAAGCCACCTTAACGGCATGGGACATCTTTTTCATATCATCTTTTAAAGACATAAATAATTGCCTCCTGAAAAATCTGACGAGTGTAGCATATTTTATTCATTTCTGCCACTTTTGATGCCAGGAAAATTAATTCAAGGTAACGGAAAATTTTTTCTAAAAAAAGAAGCGTCCTTAAATAAATTTCTTTTCAAAGGAAAAACTCTGTAATTATTAAGGAGAGAGCCTGGTAAGAAATTTTATGGGCCTGAAGCCTCACTTGACGACAAACCATGGATTTAACAGGCTTTCCTTATTATATTGAAGTTCTTTACCGGTCAAATAGTCATAAACCTTTTTACCACTTTCCAGAACTACGGCATGTGCGGCAGCAGTATCCCACTCCATAGTCGGACCCAACCGGGGATAAATATCTGCAACGCCTTCAGCAACAAGACAAAGCTTCAAAGAACTGCCAATCGATATAATTTCTTTTTCCTTTTCCGTCTCTAATTCTTCAATAAATACCTTCGTTTCATCTGAAAGATGCGATTTACTGGCTACGATACTATACTTGTCCTTCTTTTTTGCAGAGGGAAGTTTTTCGCCATTTTTAAATGCCCCAAGCCCTTTTTTAGCATAGTAAATATCACCTTTAGCAGGAACGCAAACAATTCCCATGACAGGAACATTCTTATTGATCAGAGCTACGTTAACGGTAAACTCGCCATTTTTCTTAATAAACTCTTTTGTACCGTCAATGGGATCGAGAAGCCAGAAATACTCCCAGTCACGTCGCTTTTGAAAAGGAATTTCCTTATTTTCTTCCGAAAGGATAGGAATTTGAGGATAGCTTTTTTTTAATTTACCGCAGAGAATCTCATTCGACCGTTTATCGGCTTCAGTCAAAGGTGAATTATCATCCTTAAACTCAATATCAAAGTCTTCTTCATAAATCGCCATAATTGCCTCACCGGCTTCTCTGGCGATGGAAATCACCTGCTCCATATCAATCTCAATTACCATGAATATAACCTTTCTTGTGCAGAAAACTTACCAGTACGTTGAGACCTTCTTCAACACTCATCTTACTGGTATCGAGAACTATTTCCGGCTTTTCCGGCCTTTCATAAGTGGAATCTATACCCGTAAAGTTATTAATCTCTCCATTTCTTGCTTTTTTATAAAGCCCTTTAGGATCCCGTTTTTCACAAACTTCAAGGGGAGTATCGACAAACACTTCAATAAACTCATTTTCTTCAAGCAAACGCCTTGCAAGCTCTCTTTCTTTTCTAAAAGGTGAAATAAAGGCAGTTATTACAATACAGCCTGAGTCGACAAACAATCTTGCAACTTCTCCAATTCTGCGAATATTTTCTTCTCTATCAGCATCACTGAAACCAAGATCTTTATTTAAACAATGTCTTACATTATCTCCATCAAGCATATAAGTTATATACCCTTTATCAAAAAGCTCCTTTTCGAGCACATTGGCCATAGTCGACTTTCCACTTCCACTTAAACCTGTAAACCAGATAAGGCATGGTTTTTGTCCATACTTTTCAATCCTGGTCTTTTTCTGGACTAAATGTTCATGCCAAACTATATTATTATTGTTTCCCATTATTAAGTTAAACACCTCCCTCTAACATATTTGAAAATCCTCATTGCTGCCTCATCTGCACTCTCTTTGTCTGTATCAATAATAATATCAGCTTTTTCCGGTTCTTCGTAGATATCACTTATGCCGGTAAAGTTTTCAAGGTTTCCCCTAATGGCCTGTTCATAGACACCTTTATAATCACGCTTCTTACAGCTTTCTATATCTGCCTTAATATATACTTCTATATAGTTTTTTGTAACTTTTCCTATGTTTTTTCTTGAATCCCTATAGGGGGAAACAAAAGAGGCCACGGCCGATACATGGTTATTTTGTAAAGTTTTTATCAGGTAGGAAACTCTTTGCAGATGTCGATTTCTATCTTCTCTTGTATAACCGATATCAGGAATAAGTTCCCTGATATCTTTTGAATCAATGCGTTCAACAGGAAAGTCTGATTTCTTTAACTCGTCATAGACTTTATCGGCAATGGTTGTTTTTCCACTTAGTGGTAAACCTGTAAACCATAGATTGAAAGGGTCAATTCGCTCTTTACCAAACTTTATTCTATTCCATGCTCTTTCATGGATAAAATACAAAAATATTTTTGCTGCCGTTTCCATCATTCCTGCTAAAACGGCCAGATCGAAACGTCCGAAAAATAAATAAACAATAATAATTGTCGTAACAGTAGCTAAAAATCTCCAGCTAATCCCTTTTACGAGAGATCTTCTTTTCTTTTCTATGTACAACGTTATAAATATCTAAATTGGGAATACAATATGAACCAACCGTTTCAGCATCTTTTTTCTTAAAAAGATCTTCACCTTTTTTCTCCCGGCATCCTTAATATATTTTATATGCTACTTTCCAAGATATGAATTTTAATACTAGTTTGAATTAAAAACAACAATAATTAGTATGACTCTAAAATTGGAAGCATTCCAATCATAATATCGTATAACCGTAGCCACTTATTATTACCGAGGTCAAAACCTTCTACTGTAACTTCAAAAAATGTGTAGCTATTTAAATAGAAGCTATTTTATTGCCTGGTAATTGTATCGCTCTTAAAAAGCAAAAAGCCCCGGAATGAAAGAAGAAGCTGTTAAAAGCTTAAATTAGTTGGCGACCTGCTCTCCCACACCGTCGCCAGTGCAGTACCATCGGCCCCGGGAGGGCTTAACTGACCTGCTCCGGAATGGGTACAGGGGCAATCCCTCGAAGGAGACATCATTTTCTTAGAAAAGTAAAAAGCCCGTCCAAATAAATGAACGGGCTTTTTATAAATTAAATTCGGCGGCGATTTACTCTCCCATCCCGCTATAGCGGGACAGTACCATTAGTTCTGGAGGACTTAACTAACACAAGTTACATTTTGCCTGACGATTAAAATCAATGTCTCGACATATTCCGAACCAAGTATAATCAACTTTATTTAACAGTGAATACTCCGGACTCTCCGCTATATTCCGATATGGCACCCGTCCATCCGCTTTTCCAGTCACCATAGTGAACAATTTTATAGTCGCCCGGTTCTGCATCCAGGGGGATATCCCATTCGGTGGTGATCAATGAATAGGCAATAAAATTTCTTTGCCAGATATAGCGCGTCTCTGGATCATTATCCGTTGCAATCGTCACCCAGTCTCCCCCCTCTTTCTTCTGAACTTTCAGGAAAGTGTCTTGGGTCCTTAGATTATTTTTGGGGTGCCCTCCCCAAAACATCACCTTGACGGTATCCCCTCTATTGTAGGTAGTGTTGGCATTTAAGTGAAGGTCTCCGAAATTCTTGAAAAGCGGCTTGTCATCAAAAATAACGCCAAGGATGAAGCTGACGGTAGCGTCTCTCATGTCCGGAGGATTGGGCCCCGGAGAAACGGCGGTCCCATCTCTCATACTTTGCGCAAGTTCCACAACCTCCTCCCTGAACACCTGTTCAGTATTCGGGCCGAACAGCGTTGACGCACCTTCGTACTGCTGCGTTGCAAACTCTTCTGCCGTAGTTATATAGCCGCCATAGGCATTGGCATATCCTGCAAAAACAACCTGGTCCACACCATTTGCCGTCAACTCCACCTGCACCGCTTCCCGCATTCTCCTACCGGTCATGGTCGTCGCCTCTACGGGTAGTCCGACCAGAGCGAGGTTCCCGATTCTTAATATTTGAATTGGCAGGATATCCGGCGTCCAGGGATAAGGCAGCAGTCTTCCTGTCGGTAATAAGATCACCTTCTCTTTTTGACACGCCTGATCTTCCGGGAGCAGTGTAAATTCCGGCCAGTTGATTCCATAGATAAAACCTTCGGGAACAATATCAATTCCAAGCCCATCCTCATGGCTCCCTCCTGCAAAGGAAAGGCCCATTGCCCCGACACATGCCCTGCCATCGTTAATGATTGAACCATTTTTTGAGAAATCAAGAAATCTATGCCTGTAATCTATTGTTCCCTTTAGATAAGTCTCTGCATTGTCATAAAGCTCGGATGCCTTGTTCAATAATTTTTCGCCAATGATCTCCATTCTTTCATAGTCATGGACGCCATCGGGGTAGCCCCATAAATTGGGAATCACATCCCCGGCATTGCTTTGTGCAAAAGCGCCTACGAAAGTCTCCTGGGCCTGATAGCTTGTACCTTTGGATTTTTCAAAATAAAAGGAGGCATATCCCTTGTTGTCGCTTGAAATATATCTATTGGTGTTACCGATGCTTGTTGGATGCAAAGCAAACCAGTTGATCATGCCGATCTCTTTTCCATCAGGCCTTTCCAGCCGCAAAAGCTGCATTTGAGTATCTATGCTGTCCGTATAATCAGCTTTATCCAAATTTTGTGAATACGCCGTTTCAGATCGATTAAACCC from Deltaproteobacteria bacterium includes these protein-coding regions:
- a CDS encoding TraR/DksA family transcriptional regulator, which translates into the protein MNVKGIDLESLKKRLLDMRSDVMSEVNHNAEFSNNIGTDGVQDIGDVSANTYNRQILLSLNDGQRLMLKDVDDALDRIKEGEYGLCIECGEEINAKRLEVRPQAKYCVDCKTDIEKERKV
- a CDS encoding 23S rRNA (pseudouridine(1915)-N(3))-methyltransferase RlmH, translated to MKIRILSPWRQDGLFREKEGEYLKRLTGIAKVEIEELKGEKGEERDALKREGEKLLSRVGKGSYLVIMTEKGKTFDSIAFSKWLESMALQGRPDITFALGSSAGFDDEVLNNGDMLMSLSPMTFPHQLARVILIEQIYRAFSLIKGNPYHK
- the rsfS gene encoding ribosome silencing factor — protein: MRAVKDKKAINPRLLDMKGQSSVADYVLVCSGSSDRQVKAIADSVGKELKKLHCCALGVEGYNEGKWVLEDFGDVIVHIFYESIRDFYDIERLWPFAVEVDA
- the nadD gene encoding nicotinate-nucleotide adenylyltransferase, with product MLRVGILGGTFNPVHYGHLRLAEEALEEMRLDKVIFMPCYLPPHKVEDAVLSADARLRMVELAIEGNSHFEISAMELKRGGKSYSVDTIRQLKNLYGDFYELFFIIGMDSYVDIGSWKDYAELFAMTDLVVARRPGGLLDTGGKSPVELLPVDIRDEFCYDAARNIVVHTSGKVAYFLESTMLDISSTKLRKQVFEGKSLRYLVPANVESFIKERSLYRRII
- a CDS encoding glutamate-5-semialdehyde dehydrogenase, whose protein sequence is MSLKDDMKKMSHAVKVASKKMANAPANVKRDALLNMAVLITENEDLLVKENKKDLEGAEKKGLSKAMIDRLALGESRILAMADGLREVAGLPDPVGEISKIRKRPSGIQVGKMRIPLGVIGIIYEARPNVTADAAGLCAMSGNAVILRGGSESIHSNRAVAKLLQQGLEKAGLPKDAVSLVQTTEREAVLEMLQLEEDIDLIIPRGGEGLIRFVVENSKIPVIKHYKGVCHIFVDEGADHEKALNIVMNAKTQRPGVCNAVETLLVHEKEAEVILPLLAAKFNKAGVEMRGCERSRKIVSSMKKATEEDWHTEYLDLVIAVRVVHNMDGAIEHINEYCSLHTESIITEDYTRAMRFIREVNSSVVMANASTRFSDGGQFGLGAEIGISTTKLHSFGPMGVEDLTTEKFIVLGEGQIRE
- the cysQ gene encoding 3'(2'),5'-bisphosphate nucleotidase CysQ; this translates as MVIEIDMEQVISIAREAGEAIMAIYEEDFDIEFKDDNSPLTEADKRSNEILCGKLKKSYPQIPILSEENKEIPFQKRRDWEYFWLLDPIDGTKEFIKKNGEFTVNVALINKNVPVMGIVCVPAKGDIYYAKKGLGAFKNGEKLPSAKKKDKYSIVASKSHLSDETKVFIEELETEKEKEIISIGSSLKLCLVAEGVADIYPRLGPTMEWDTAAAHAVVLESGKKVYDYLTGKELQYNKESLLNPWFVVK
- the cysC gene encoding adenylyl-sulfate kinase gives rise to the protein MGNNNNIVWHEHLVQKKTRIEKYGQKPCLIWFTGLSGSGKSTMANVLEKELFDKGYITYMLDGDNVRHCLNKDLGFSDADREENIRRIGEVARLFVDSGCIVITAFISPFRKERELARRLLEENEFIEVFVDTPLEVCEKRDPKGLYKKARNGEINNFTGIDSTYERPEKPEIVLDTSKMSVEEGLNVLVSFLHKKGYIHGN
- the cysC gene encoding adenylyl-sulfate kinase — its product is MYIEKKRRSLVKGISWRFLATVTTIIIVYLFFGRFDLAVLAGMMETAAKIFLYFIHERAWNRIKFGKERIDPFNLWFTGLPLSGKTTIADKVYDELKKSDFPVERIDSKDIRELIPDIGYTREDRNRHLQRVSYLIKTLQNNHVSAVASFVSPYRDSRKNIGKVTKNYIEVYIKADIESCKKRDYKGVYEQAIRGNLENFTGISDIYEEPEKADIIIDTDKESADEAAMRIFKYVRGRCLT